The Bacteroidota bacterium genome has a window encoding:
- the uvrA gene encoding excinuclease ABC subunit UvrA, which translates to MSKHRVPKGLLEIYGARVHNLKNIDVTLPREQLVVITGLSGSGKSSLAFDTIYAEGQRRYLESFSAYARQFLGNMERPDVDKISGLSPVISIEQKTTNLNPRSTVGTITEIYDFLRLLFARASEAFSYVTGEKMIRLSDEQIVELIQKKFDGRKVLLLSPLVKARKGHYRELFEQLQQQGYLRVRADGKVLELKKGLQLDRYKVHDIELVVDRLEVNDGATSRLTESLTLGMKLGKGSVILFEPDQEKDHYYSRHLMCPTSGVSYDEPQPNTFSFNSPYGACRRCNGLGTISEVDLKSIIPDPKQTIKGGGIIPLGPQKDTWIFKQLIALGRKYNFNLGTPIEEIPEESMNIILYGSDDVLNVAMDYSSGSTYHHSITWEGIVNFIIDQDNESASPSLRRWIQGFMQQVECPECHGSRLKKEALYFRIANKNISELAHLDILQLSRWFERLEADLSARQKKIGHEVIKEIRKRLKFLLDVGLDYLTLHRSARTLSGGESQRIRLATQIGSQLVGVLYILDEPSIGLHQRDNVRLIRSLQDLRDTGNTVIVVEHDKETILAADHILDLGPGAGVHGGRVVAEGTPESILQQSSLTADYLNGRRQIALPEKPRKGNGKHLELKGATGNNLKKVSVRIPLGKLVVVTGVSGSGKSTLINETLYPILNQHFFNALQKPLPYQSIKGLEHIDKVIEIDQSPIGRTPRSNPATYTGVFTDIRNLFASLPEAAIRGYAPGRFSFNVKGGRCETCQGGGMRVIEMNFLPDVYVECETCHGKRYNRETLEIRYRGKSISDVLDMSIEQAVDFFSNLPHIVHKIKTLQEVGLGYITLGQQSTTLSGGEAQRVKLATELSKRDTGNTFYILDEPTTGLHFEDVRILLEVLNRLVEKGNSVLVIEHNMDVIKVADHIIDLGPEGGERGGTIICEGSPQEVAKSQESVTAQFLRKELEEMAQLAARR; encoded by the coding sequence ATGTCGAAGCACCGCGTACCCAAGGGCTTGCTGGAAATTTATGGCGCCCGGGTTCACAACCTGAAAAACATCGATGTCACCCTGCCGCGTGAACAGTTGGTGGTCATCACCGGACTGAGCGGAAGCGGGAAGTCATCGCTGGCCTTCGACACGATCTATGCGGAAGGTCAGCGTCGCTACCTGGAGAGTTTTTCCGCCTATGCCCGGCAGTTCCTGGGCAACATGGAACGGCCGGATGTCGACAAGATCAGCGGACTGAGCCCGGTCATCTCGATTGAGCAGAAGACCACGAACCTGAACCCACGTTCTACCGTTGGCACCATTACCGAGATCTACGACTTTCTTCGCCTGCTGTTCGCCCGTGCTTCGGAAGCATTCAGCTATGTGACGGGCGAGAAGATGATCCGCCTGAGTGATGAGCAGATCGTCGAATTGATTCAAAAGAAGTTTGACGGGCGCAAAGTGCTCCTGCTTTCACCCCTGGTCAAAGCACGTAAAGGACATTACCGGGAATTGTTCGAGCAATTGCAGCAGCAGGGCTATCTCCGTGTCCGTGCCGATGGCAAAGTGCTGGAATTGAAAAAAGGGCTGCAGCTCGACCGCTACAAGGTACACGATATCGAACTGGTCGTGGACCGTCTCGAGGTGAACGACGGCGCCACCAGTCGCTTAACGGAATCGCTGACGCTCGGCATGAAGTTGGGAAAAGGGTCTGTCATTCTCTTCGAACCGGACCAGGAGAAAGACCACTATTATTCCCGACACCTGATGTGCCCGACATCGGGCGTCAGCTACGACGAGCCGCAACCGAACACCTTCTCCTTCAACTCGCCCTATGGTGCCTGTCGCCGGTGCAACGGCCTCGGCACGATCAGCGAGGTTGACCTCAAGAGCATCATCCCCGACCCCAAGCAGACGATCAAAGGCGGAGGTATCATTCCGCTGGGACCGCAGAAAGACACCTGGATTTTCAAACAACTGATCGCGCTGGGAAGGAAGTATAATTTCAACCTGGGCACACCGATCGAGGAAATTCCCGAAGAGTCGATGAACATCATCCTCTACGGTTCCGACGATGTGTTGAATGTGGCCATGGATTACTCCAGCGGATCGACCTATCACCACAGCATTACCTGGGAAGGGATCGTCAATTTCATCATAGACCAGGACAACGAAAGCGCTTCGCCGTCGCTTCGCCGCTGGATACAAGGCTTCATGCAACAGGTCGAATGTCCCGAGTGTCACGGATCCCGACTCAAGAAAGAAGCACTGTACTTCCGCATTGCGAACAAGAACATTTCCGAACTGGCGCATCTTGATATCCTGCAATTGAGCCGGTGGTTCGAGCGTCTGGAAGCGGATCTAAGTGCGCGCCAGAAGAAGATCGGTCACGAGGTCATCAAAGAGATCCGTAAACGGCTGAAGTTCCTGCTTGATGTCGGGCTCGATTACCTCACGCTGCACCGCTCCGCCCGGACACTCAGCGGCGGCGAATCGCAACGCATCCGACTGGCTACCCAGATCGGATCGCAATTGGTCGGGGTGCTTTACATCCTCGACGAACCGAGTATCGGCCTTCATCAACGCGACAATGTACGGTTGATACGGTCACTTCAGGACTTGCGTGATACCGGTAATACCGTGATCGTGGTTGAACACGATAAGGAAACCATCCTTGCGGCCGATCATATCCTGGATCTTGGTCCGGGTGCCGGCGTGCACGGCGGCCGCGTCGTTGCCGAAGGAACTCCTGAAAGTATTCTGCAACAGAGCAGTCTGACCGCCGACTACCTGAATGGCCGTCGTCAAATCGCGCTGCCGGAAAAGCCCCGAAAAGGTAACGGCAAGCACCTTGAGCTGAAGGGAGCAACAGGCAACAATCTGAAAAAAGTCAGTGTCAGGATCCCCCTGGGGAAACTGGTGGTTGTGACCGGCGTATCGGGCAGCGGTAAGTCGACACTCATCAACGAGACCTTATATCCCATCCTGAACCAGCATTTTTTCAACGCGCTGCAGAAGCCGCTCCCCTACCAGAGCATCAAAGGATTGGAGCATATCGACAAGGTCATTGAAATCGACCAATCGCCGATCGGGCGGACACCGCGTTCGAATCCCGCCACCTATACCGGAGTCTTTACCGACATCCGCAATCTGTTCGCTTCGCTTCCGGAAGCAGCCATTCGCGGCTACGCACCCGGACGGTTTTCCTTCAATGTAAAAGGAGGCCGCTGTGAGACCTGTCAGGGTGGTGGCATGCGGGTCATCGAGATGAACTTTCTTCCTGATGTTTACGTGGAATGCGAAACCTGTCATGGGAAACGCTACAACCGGGAAACACTGGAAATCCGTTACCGGGGCAAGTCGATCAGCGATGTACTGGATATGAGTATCGAGCAGGCCGTCGACTTCTTTTCCAACCTGCCACACATCGTACACAAGATCAAGACGCTCCAGGAAGTCGGACTGGGTTACATCACGCTCGGACAACAGAGCACCACGCTATCGGGCGGGGAAGCACAGCGTGTCAAACTCGCTACTGAATTATCCAAGCGTGACACCGGCAATACATTTTACATCCTGGACGAACCGACGACCGGTTTGCACTTCGAAGATGTCCGCATTCTGCTGGAGGTACTGAACCGACTGGTAGAAAAAGGCAACAGCGTGCTGGTGATCGAACACAACATGGACGTGATCAAAGTAGCCGATCACATCATTGATCTCGGTCCGGAGGGCGGTGAGCGAGGCGGCACCATCATTTGTGAAGGCAGTCCGCAGGAAGTGGCCAAATCGCAAGAGAGTGTGACCGCCCAGTTCCTGCGCAAGGAACTGGAAGAAATGGCCCAGCTGGCTGCAAGGCGTTGA
- a CDS encoding response regulator, with the protein MLQHPLQILYIEDDDLDRMIMKRALNSSGLPVELRFAENIDAGREATQGVEYDCIFLDYNLPGGTGLELLKVIRASGNNSPIIIVTSQGDEKIAVEAMKNGANDYIPKSFLSADGLSQSLRFVLRFRDQERERIRLQEELNAAQQQLQAVASNSPIILFAFDQNQQLALLEGRSQTLFGIAPEAVLHQGLIEVQSKLPMNAEDVTTAMHGKEVTTVVAFNDRYFEIYYAPVRDASQQISGVMGIAADITTHKAAEDQLLQAKQMAEETSRMKEQFLANMSHEIRTPMNGIIGLTRILLETSLTEEQERYLQSIKTCSNNLLVIINDILDFSKIEAGKMNFEQVPFRMNDIVAHTIELFQTKADEKSIRLVQEIDSQVPMALIGDPTRLSQILNNLVSNAIKFTDKGDVTVRLSLRSKRDQDVTVDFEVRDSGIGIPEKSLDSIFESFTQASSDTTRKFGGTGLGLTIVKKLIELQGGAITVRSKVGQGTTFAFHISFPIATEASFRPVEMIQEDKLDISHLRILIAEDNPVNQLIVKKLFKDWKTEVQFADNGKLAIEQLQQANFDLILMDIQMPEMDGNTAAHYIRTELPEPFRSIPIMAMTAHATQAERDKSFQVGMNEYISKPFDPAELRKKILAITQDRKTPLNQAAEPAATTTTVLLPESNNNGNVTKNPASPEQVQAILSEHKINLTYLKSIADGNDGFIIEMIEMFLNKTPEALEKMEACFREKNWEELRQIAHRIKPSFGYVGLATTQQMLAEIEKLSEDPSGDPSRVGTLMGEVRQISRSAFSQLEQELGSMR; encoded by the coding sequence ATGCTGCAACACCCACTCCAGATCCTTTACATCGAGGATGATGATCTTGACCGGATGATCATGAAACGTGCCCTGAACAGTTCGGGCTTGCCGGTAGAATTAAGATTCGCGGAAAACATCGATGCGGGCCGAGAAGCCACGCAGGGGGTCGAATACGACTGTATTTTTCTGGATTATAATCTACCCGGCGGTACGGGTCTGGAATTGTTGAAAGTGATCCGTGCTTCGGGCAATAACTCCCCGATCATCATCGTCACATCTCAGGGTGATGAGAAGATCGCTGTGGAAGCCATGAAAAACGGCGCCAACGATTATATTCCGAAGAGTTTCCTGTCTGCCGACGGCCTCTCGCAAAGTCTTCGCTTCGTACTTCGATTCCGGGATCAGGAAAGGGAACGCATACGGCTGCAGGAGGAACTCAACGCCGCGCAGCAGCAGTTGCAGGCTGTAGCTTCCAACTCACCGATCATCCTGTTTGCATTCGACCAGAACCAGCAGCTTGCGCTGCTGGAAGGCCGCAGTCAAACGCTTTTCGGCATTGCTCCGGAAGCGGTACTCCACCAGGGGCTTATCGAAGTCCAAAGCAAGCTGCCGATGAACGCGGAAGACGTCACTACCGCGATGCACGGAAAGGAAGTCACGACAGTAGTGGCATTCAACGACCGATATTTCGAGATCTACTACGCGCCGGTACGTGATGCCAGTCAGCAGATCTCCGGTGTCATGGGAATCGCGGCGGACATCACGACCCACAAAGCGGCAGAAGACCAATTGCTACAAGCAAAGCAGATGGCCGAGGAAACTTCGCGCATGAAGGAACAATTCCTCGCCAACATGAGTCATGAGATCCGAACCCCGATGAACGGGATCATCGGCCTGACCAGGATCCTGCTGGAAACATCGCTCACAGAAGAACAAGAACGCTATCTCCAATCCATCAAGACCTGCTCGAACAATCTTTTGGTGATCATCAACGACATCCTGGATTTTTCAAAGATCGAAGCCGGCAAGATGAACTTCGAACAAGTGCCGTTCAGGATGAACGACATCGTTGCGCATACGATCGAGTTGTTCCAGACCAAGGCCGATGAAAAATCGATCCGGCTGGTGCAGGAGATCGACTCGCAAGTGCCGATGGCGTTGATCGGTGACCCTACCCGACTGAGTCAGATCCTGAACAACCTGGTCAGCAATGCCATCAAGTTCACCGACAAGGGCGACGTGACGGTTCGGTTGAGCCTTCGGTCGAAACGGGACCAGGATGTCACGGTCGATTTCGAAGTCCGGGACAGCGGAATCGGCATCCCTGAAAAGAGCCTCGACAGCATCTTTGAGAGCTTCACCCAGGCATCGAGCGACACGACCCGAAAGTTCGGCGGTACCGGTCTCGGGCTTACCATTGTGAAGAAGCTCATTGAATTGCAGGGCGGCGCAATCACCGTCCGCAGCAAGGTCGGTCAGGGTACCACCTTCGCTTTTCACATCAGTTTCCCGATCGCGACGGAAGCTTCCTTCCGTCCGGTGGAGATGATCCAGGAAGACAAGCTGGATATCTCGCATCTGCGCATTCTGATCGCGGAAGACAATCCCGTGAACCAGTTGATCGTGAAAAAGCTGTTCAAAGACTGGAAGACCGAAGTACAATTCGCCGACAACGGCAAACTGGCGATTGAGCAATTGCAGCAGGCGAATTTCGACCTGATCCTGATGGATATCCAAATGCCCGAAATGGACGGAAACACGGCGGCTCACTACATCCGCACCGAGTTACCGGAACCTTTCCGGAGCATCCCGATCATGGCCATGACCGCACACGCCACGCAGGCCGAACGGGACAAATCCTTTCAGGTCGGTATGAACGAGTATATCAGCAAGCCGTTTGATCCGGCGGAGCTTAGAAAAAAGATCCTGGCTATAACCCAAGACCGTAAAACTCCGTTAAATCAAGCTGCCGAACCGGCCGCAACTACCACTACGGTGCTACTCCCTGAATCCAACAACAACGGAAACGTGACGAAAAATCCAGCCAGCCCTGAACAGGTGCAGGCAATCCTGTCCGAGCACAAGATCAACCTCACTTATCTAAAGTCGATCGCTGACGGCAACGACGGGTTCATCATTGAGATGATCGAGATGTTCCTGAACAAGACGCCGGAAGCGTTGGAGAAGATGGAAGCCTGTTTCCGGGAAAAGAACTGGGAGGAATTGCGTCAGATCGCCCACCGCATCAAACCCTCGTTTGGTTATGTAGGGTTGGCGACTACCCAGCAGATGCTGGCGGAGATCGAGAAACTCAGTGAAGACCCGAGTGGCGATCCCTCGCGTGTAGGGACCTTGATGGGAGAGGTTCGGCAGATCAGCCGGTCCGCCTTTTCACAATTGGAACAGGAACTAGGCAGTATGCGCTGA
- a CDS encoding SPOR domain-containing protein has translation MFKLLSTFLSASVLFVLSYFFSPESGPHVSIDAPPQIRPGESAEVRLTVDKGSMTGFARLQVFLPEGLTADGGALQNSQFLHEDNFIKFIWIDLPTDSIFTVSLFLHVAPDAQGTKYLNGFFSYLEEEVSKKITFQETAIEISPNAMATTLPKPDVTRRIIANNPENGSYRVELDIRPNSGQLSARFIDQLPAGFTAEAIESKGAEFSQDAEKVIFRWTALPQDSLFTISYQATGPVTAGAPEISGMLVFGTEAIDLNDATAATDTEPADLIVEELLATTAAKESNPTASSAPADISVPAPQAGLYFTVQVAATNRSPKRDNAWFESRFHFNRQVSRTEHEGWNKYLIGQFPSYEEARSVRDKARGEVTDAFVVAYDENGNRIPVGQALSRKPLNQ, from the coding sequence ATGTTCAAACTGCTCAGCACCTTCCTCTCCGCCTCTGTTCTCTTTGTCTTGTCGTATTTTTTCAGCCCGGAATCGGGGCCGCATGTCAGCATAGACGCGCCGCCACAGATCCGCCCGGGCGAATCAGCGGAAGTCAGGCTGACCGTCGATAAAGGTTCCATGACCGGTTTTGCCCGACTGCAAGTCTTTCTTCCGGAAGGACTGACGGCTGACGGCGGCGCCTTGCAGAACTCCCAGTTCCTGCACGAAGACAATTTCATCAAGTTCATCTGGATCGATCTGCCGACAGATTCGATATTCACGGTCAGTCTGTTCCTGCATGTTGCACCGGACGCACAGGGAACCAAATACCTGAACGGGTTCTTCTCTTATCTGGAAGAAGAAGTTTCCAAAAAAATCACCTTCCAGGAAACCGCGATCGAGATCAGCCCGAACGCAATGGCCACTACCCTTCCGAAACCCGATGTTACCCGTCGGATCATTGCCAACAATCCCGAAAACGGTTCCTATCGCGTTGAGCTTGACATCCGTCCCAACAGCGGACAACTATCGGCCCGTTTCATCGATCAGCTTCCGGCAGGATTCACGGCCGAAGCGATCGAGTCCAAGGGCGCGGAGTTCAGCCAGGATGCGGAAAAAGTGATCTTCCGTTGGACGGCACTCCCGCAGGATTCCCTGTTCACGATCAGTTATCAGGCGACAGGCCCCGTTACAGCCGGTGCCCCGGAAATTTCCGGTATGCTGGTTTTTGGAACCGAAGCCATCGACTTGAATGACGCCACCGCGGCCACGGATACCGAACCTGCCGACCTGATCGTGGAAGAACTGCTTGCTACCACAGCAGCGAAAGAAAGCAACCCGACAGCCTCATCAGCACCTGCCGACATTTCCGTTCCTGCGCCCCAAGCCGGATTGTACTTCACCGTTCAGGTCGCTGCCACGAACCGCAGTCCGAAGCGTGATAACGCCTGGTTCGAGAGCCGTTTTCACTTCAACCGCCAGGTCAGCCGAACCGAGCATGAGGGCTGGAACAAGTACCTGATCGGACAGTTTCCTTCCTATGAAGAAGCCCGTTCCGTTCGGGATAAGGCGCGTGGTGAAGTCACGGATGCCTTTGTGGTGGCTTACGATGAAAACGGGAACCGCATTCCCGTAGGCCAGGCCCTCAGCCGGAAACCCTTGAATCAGTAA
- a CDS encoding TIGR00730 family Rossman fold protein — protein MNLDELKIRKAFSDKDWQEIKAFDTWQIFKIMAEFVDGFEKLSKIGPCVSIFGSARTKPEHPYYQLAEEIAYKLTKEGYGIITGGGPGIMEAANKGARTAGGKSVGLNIELPFEQSSNPYIDRDKLITFDYFFVRKLMFIKYAQGFVVLPGGFGTMDELFEALTLIQTKKIGKFPIVLVDKDYWQGLMDWVTKTFIKEGMIDKNDMNLFKVADSADEAVQHINEFYSRYLLKPNF, from the coding sequence ATGAATCTGGATGAATTAAAAATCAGGAAAGCTTTTTCGGACAAAGACTGGCAGGAAATCAAAGCATTTGATACCTGGCAGATCTTCAAGATCATGGCCGAATTCGTGGACGGATTCGAAAAGCTGAGCAAGATCGGGCCGTGTGTTTCCATCTTCGGTTCCGCCCGGACAAAACCGGAGCATCCCTACTACCAACTGGCAGAGGAGATCGCCTACAAACTCACGAAAGAAGGATACGGCATCATCACCGGTGGCGGACCCGGCATCATGGAAGCGGCCAATAAGGGAGCGCGTACTGCGGGCGGGAAATCCGTCGGGCTTAACATCGAACTGCCATTCGAACAAAGTTCCAATCCGTATATCGACCGGGACAAACTCATCACCTTCGATTACTTCTTTGTCCGGAAACTGATGTTCATCAAATACGCGCAGGGATTCGTCGTCTTGCCGGGAGGTTTCGGAACGATGGATGAACTCTTTGAGGCCTTGACCCTGATACAAACCAAAAAGATCGGTAAGTTCCCGATCGTACTGGTCGACAAGGACTACTGGCAGGGATTGATGGATTGGGTAACTAAAACCTTCATCAAGGAGGGCATGATCGATAAGAATGACATGAACCTGTTCAAGGTCGCCGATTCTGCGGATGAGGCGGTTCAGCATATCAATGAATTCTACTCGCGCTACCTGTTGAAACCCAACTTCTGA
- a CDS encoding T9SS type A sorting domain-containing protein: MIQRNVKILLTALLAMLLSASTTAQIANVKGLYVNFINSWLGNTVEEDKILDYCQVNGFNYITLYDLNLLNWSATQKTQLAAFITKAKNVYGVQQIGASGETSNFFRNYIVPYNTGRTNAIERFNVFNFEFEFWLTASIASYYGPVYLTPNGFTSDTAGAFAFARREYARIDSMATVYGILNEIYLGWPNTGQMQQLVTYSDRILLHAYRPTDVDVYPYTQSRIYDIVSAGRPVQIMPIFSAETSFMGPWLTNNPITKPYQTFSSGYGLESANVKQHANLQGYQWFLYSLMPKTSLVNASISTSGPTTFCSGSSVILTASTGATYLWSPGGQTTRSITVNAAGSYSVTVTGAAGNSATSAPVVVTVNTAPTAPTITANGPTSFCSGSSVILVASATSNYRWSNGATTQAISVSSTGSYSVSTTNNLCTATSTPVTVVASPVPAVTTISVIGSPSLCPGATVTLTSSASNGYLWSNGATTRSIVVSAAGTYSVRAYSGPSCYRASATITTTALTGPATPVISLQGSPQLSNSQPTVTLRSTSANGYAWSSGQTTRNITVNSQGSYRVTAIAANGCRATSAPVIVSANGCTPPAVPVITVSGSTVLIPGQTVTLTSSAAGGWLWSTGATTQSIVVSTAGTYTVRAYNAGSCFSTSNPVTVLLVSARFSADQSQPSTQSEPVLYPNPVKSSAHLEYTAFTEGTARIRVFDLTGRLQLDQEFPSEPGLNRVEINTDPLPAGSYVLLLSGEQERSVRMVVQD, translated from the coding sequence ATGATTCAACGAAACGTAAAGATCCTGCTAACGGCCTTGTTGGCAATGCTCCTCTCCGCATCCACCACCGCACAGATCGCGAATGTCAAAGGTCTCTACGTCAACTTCATCAATTCCTGGCTCGGCAATACGGTGGAGGAAGACAAGATCCTCGATTACTGCCAGGTGAACGGCTTCAATTACATCACCCTGTACGACCTGAACCTGCTGAACTGGTCGGCTACCCAAAAGACGCAACTCGCCGCTTTCATTACCAAGGCGAAGAATGTTTACGGCGTCCAGCAGATCGGCGCTTCCGGTGAAACATCGAACTTCTTTCGCAATTACATCGTCCCCTACAATACCGGAAGGACCAACGCCATCGAGCGATTCAATGTTTTCAATTTCGAATTCGAATTCTGGCTCACCGCCAGTATTGCCAGTTACTACGGCCCGGTTTACCTGACGCCGAACGGATTCACTTCCGACACCGCCGGGGCTTTCGCATTCGCCCGACGGGAGTACGCCAGGATCGATTCCATGGCTACCGTTTACGGCATCCTGAATGAAATCTACCTCGGCTGGCCGAACACCGGACAGATGCAGCAACTGGTCACGTATTCCGACCGCATCCTCCTGCACGCCTACCGGCCTACCGATGTCGACGTCTATCCCTATACGCAAAGCCGGATCTATGACATTGTCAGCGCAGGACGGCCGGTGCAAATCATGCCGATCTTTTCCGCCGAGACCAGCTTCATGGGTCCCTGGCTTACGAACAATCCGATCACGAAACCCTATCAGACCTTTTCTTCCGGCTACGGTCTCGAATCGGCGAATGTCAAACAGCACGCGAACCTGCAGGGTTACCAATGGTTCCTGTATTCACTCATGCCGAAAACTTCGCTCGTGAACGCGTCGATCAGTACGAGCGGCCCAACCACCTTTTGCTCCGGAAGCAGTGTAATACTTACCGCCAGCACCGGTGCAACCTACTTGTGGAGTCCGGGCGGACAGACCACGCGTTCTATCACGGTCAACGCTGCCGGCTCCTATTCGGTCACCGTCACCGGAGCCGCCGGTAACAGCGCGACCTCCGCCCCTGTCGTGGTAACCGTTAACACAGCACCCACGGCGCCGACGATTACGGCGAATGGGCCGACCAGCTTCTGCAGCGGTAGCAGTGTCATCCTGGTCGCGTCCGCAACGTCCAATTACCGCTGGTCGAATGGCGCCACTACACAAGCAATTTCGGTATCCTCGACCGGAAGCTATTCCGTCAGCACGACGAACAATTTATGTACGGCAACATCAACGCCGGTCACCGTGGTCGCTTCTCCCGTACCGGCAGTAACGACGATTTCCGTCATCGGTTCACCCAGTTTGTGTCCGGGAGCCACCGTTACCCTGACCAGTTCCGCTTCCAACGGGTATCTCTGGTCCAACGGCGCTACCACGCGATCCATCGTGGTCAGCGCTGCCGGCACGTATAGTGTGCGTGCCTATTCCGGTCCTTCCTGCTACCGGGCTTCGGCAACCATTACGACGACTGCCCTGACCGGTCCCGCAACTCCTGTGATTTCCCTGCAAGGATCACCGCAGTTGAGTAATAGTCAGCCCACCGTAACGCTACGCTCCACCTCGGCAAACGGGTATGCATGGTCCAGCGGGCAGACCACGCGTAACATCACCGTCAATTCACAAGGCAGTTACCGGGTCACTGCCATTGCAGCCAATGGTTGCAGGGCCACTTCCGCCCCGGTGATCGTTTCTGCGAATGGTTGTACCCCGCCCGCTGTTCCGGTCATTACCGTCAGTGGTTCCACCGTACTGATTCCCGGACAAACCGTGACTTTGACCAGCAGCGCCGCAGGCGGATGGCTGTGGTCGACCGGAGCAACGACGCAGTCGATCGTAGTATCCACTGCCGGAACCTATACCGTTCGCGCATACAACGCCGGAAGTTGCTTTTCCACTTCCAATCCTGTGACAGTGCTCCTGGTCAGTGCCCGTTTCAGTGCTGACCAGTCACAGCCATCGACACAGTCGGAGCCAGTGCTGTACCCGAATCCGGTGAAATCCTCCGCCCATCTGGAGTACACCGCATTTACAGAAGGAACTGCGCGGATACGCGTGTTCGATCTGACGGGACGCCTCCAACTGGATCAGGAATTCCCGTCAGAGCCCGGCCTTAATCGCGTGGAGATCAACACGGATCCGCTCCCTGCTGGTTCTTATGTGCTGTTACTCAGTGGCGAACAAGAAAGATCGGTCCGAATGGTCGTTCAGGATTAA
- a CDS encoding response regulator transcription factor: protein MKILVCEDDEMVLKMVEFKLRKDGYEVQLAGDGKAALDQIRSFQPDLIITDIMMPYLTGLEIVHQVRKTLNLATPIIIVSSIGLEKTVLEAFQLGADDFITKPFSPNELSVRVKKLLMKTA, encoded by the coding sequence ATGAAGATCCTCGTTTGCGAAGACGATGAAATGGTGCTGAAGATGGTGGAGTTCAAGCTCCGAAAGGATGGCTATGAAGTCCAGTTAGCAGGAGATGGGAAAGCCGCGCTTGACCAGATCCGCAGCTTTCAACCTGACCTTATCATCACTGACATCATGATGCCCTACCTCACCGGTCTGGAGATCGTCCACCAGGTGCGGAAGACGCTCAATCTTGCCACGCCAATCATCATCGTTTCTTCTATTGGCTTGGAGAAGACCGTTTTGGAAGCGTTTCAGCTAGGCGCCGACGACTTTATCACCAAGCCATTCAGCCCGAATGAGCTTTCTGTAAGGGTGAAAAAGTTATTGATGAAAACGGCCTGA